A single region of the Rhodothermia bacterium genome encodes:
- a CDS encoding acetyl-CoA carboxylase carboxyltransferase subunit alpha: protein MHVLDFEKPIIELEKRLLEMRQFDADDPATDLGDAIAALEGKIQNLRQNLYKNLTRWQRVQIARHPDRPYSLDFIQGMTRNFTELHGDRLFADDPAIVGGFATFNGSKYGDRDRTVMVIGQQKGRDTKSRKFRRFGMPNPEGYRKALRLMRMAAKFNKPIITLLDTPGAYPGIEAEERGQAEAIARNLLEMARFPVPIVVVVIGEGASGGALGIGVGDKILMLENAWYSVISPESCSSILWRSWDHKEDAARALKLTAPDLIKVNIINEVIQEPLGGAHRDPAGAFKFTGHAIANALTELSKLPAQELLAQRLANFDAMGAFEEV, encoded by the coding sequence ATGCACGTTTTGGATTTTGAAAAGCCCATTATCGAATTGGAGAAGCGCTTGCTGGAAATGCGCCAATTTGATGCCGATGACCCCGCAACAGACCTCGGCGATGCGATTGCTGCTTTGGAAGGGAAAATCCAAAACCTACGCCAAAACCTCTATAAAAACCTCACCCGCTGGCAACGGGTACAAATTGCACGTCATCCAGACCGACCGTACTCCTTAGACTTTATTCAAGGCATGACACGCAACTTCACGGAACTACATGGTGATCGCCTCTTTGCAGACGATCCTGCGATTGTAGGCGGTTTTGCGACCTTTAATGGCAGTAAATATGGCGACCGCGACCGCACCGTGATGGTCATCGGTCAACAAAAGGGTCGAGACACCAAAAGCCGCAAATTCCGCCGTTTTGGGATGCCCAATCCAGAAGGCTATCGCAAAGCCCTTCGATTAATGCGAATGGCCGCCAAGTTCAACAAACCGATTATTACCCTTTTGGATACGCCGGGGGCATATCCGGGAATCGAGGCAGAGGAAAGAGGTCAAGCCGAAGCCATTGCGCGTAACCTTTTAGAAATGGCACGTTTTCCCGTCCCGATTGTGGTTGTGGTTATCGGAGAAGGGGCTTCCGGTGGCGCCTTGGGCATCGGTGTGGGCGATAAAATCCTGATGTTAGAAAACGCATGGTACTCGGTCATCTCGCCCGAAAGTTGCTCCTCCATCCTTTGGCGATCTTGGGATCATAAAGAAGATGCGGCCCGCGCCTTAAAACTTACAGCGCCAGACCTGATCAAGGTGAATATCATCAACGAGGTGATTCAAGAACCTTTGGGGGGCGCTCATCGCGACCCTGCCGGCGCATTTAAATTTACAGGCCATGCTATTGCAAATGCTTTGACTGAATTAAGCAAATTGCCCGCACAAGAACTTTTGGCACAACGCCTTGCAAATTTTGACGCAATGGGTGCTTTTGAGGAAGTTTGA
- a CDS encoding glycosyltransferase family 2 protein: MMEHNGPVRVSVIIVSYNVSAYLDQAIRAVKRAAQGVPTEIWVVDNASPDDSVAATRQNHPDVHLIANAHNPGFGIANNQAMELAKGTYFLILNPDTIIREDFLAVMTQFMDDHPECGAAGPVILDPDGSFSPTCRRAFPRPSVALWRILGLSQRFPKSKIFGQYNMTFLPEDQMAEVDALSGSCMMVRRSALFGDGKKQGAGLFDPAYFMYGEDLDWCFRIQQADWRIYYTPQTAVLHYKGESTDKQSIRYVKLFYGAMVVFMEKHFAGQYAKPFVWLLKAGVHVRAGMAAVAQSLKKWMPEAPSTELHEVLFVGSERAAHHFRLLTEDQSWKCVHHLAKADAPPPQDVYTEVVYAEEDLLPSQVFAAMQRLHRSNVTHYLFSEQYNTLIGPSTIHSFSPKVSPNTVASFVVNP, translated from the coding sequence ATGATGGAGCACAACGGCCCTGTTCGGGTATCGGTTATCATTGTCAGTTATAACGTTTCGGCCTATTTGGATCAGGCCATTCGTGCGGTAAAACGAGCGGCGCAAGGGGTTCCTACCGAAATTTGGGTGGTGGACAATGCCTCGCCGGATGACTCGGTGGCGGCCACACGGCAAAATCATCCAGACGTACACCTCATTGCCAATGCCCACAATCCCGGATTTGGTATCGCGAATAACCAAGCGATGGAGCTTGCCAAAGGCACCTATTTTCTGATTCTAAACCCAGATACCATCATTCGAGAGGATTTTCTCGCTGTAATGACCCAATTTATGGATGATCATCCCGAATGTGGCGCGGCGGGACCCGTTATTTTGGATCCAGATGGCTCCTTTTCGCCCACATGCCGTCGTGCCTTCCCGCGACCTTCGGTTGCCCTCTGGCGGATATTAGGGCTAAGCCAGCGTTTTCCCAAAAGCAAAATCTTTGGTCAGTACAACATGACGTTCCTTCCGGAAGACCAGATGGCGGAGGTAGATGCCCTCAGTGGCTCGTGTATGATGGTAAGACGGAGTGCCCTTTTTGGGGATGGGAAAAAACAAGGCGCGGGCCTTTTCGATCCAGCCTATTTCATGTATGGGGAAGATTTAGATTGGTGTTTTAGGATTCAACAAGCGGACTGGCGCATTTATTATACGCCTCAAACAGCCGTTTTACACTATAAAGGCGAAAGCACGGACAAACAATCTATTCGCTACGTAAAACTGTTCTATGGCGCAATGGTGGTGTTTATGGAAAAGCATTTTGCGGGTCAGTATGCCAAACCATTTGTGTGGCTACTGAAAGCCGGGGTTCATGTACGGGCAGGCATGGCGGCGGTAGCACAATCGCTCAAAAAATGGATGCCAGAAGCCCCGTCAACCGAACTTCATGAGGTTCTTTTTGTGGGATCCGAAAGGGCGGCCCATCATTTTCGGTTGCTTACAGAGGACCAATCTTGGAAATGTGTGCATCACCTCGCTAAAGCGGATGCCCCTCCACCACAAGATGTTTATACGGAAGTCGTTTATGCCGAAGAAGACCTTTTGCCGAGCCAAGTTTTTGCAGCAATGCAGCGGCTACATCGTTCCAATGTAACCCATTACCTCTTCTCCGAACAATACAATACCCTTATTGGGCCATCTACTATTCATTCCTTTTCTCCAAAGGTTTCACCAAACACGGTTGCATCTTTTGTCGTCAATCCGTAA
- a CDS encoding deoxyribodipyrimidine photo-lyase: protein MTILVWFRRDLRVTDHTALRQAIVDGHSIVPVFIFNDETIVSGGMGAPITHFFFESVRALAGNLSHLGGGLVLRRGDFLTELERLIADTGARAVYYNKDYEPDARKRDARITTFLQAKGITVQGFKDQVLFEEDEILTQTGSPYTVFTPYSRAWLARTSEIPWATSYPAHIRLPDGFQALESVFIPAPAELKLFPSRYSFLVTPGEKAAHDTLQVFLEHAAGSYRDQRNSPSIKGTSMLSAYLRAGSISIREVFHRAVQAKQNMSPEQAAQVDVFISELIWRDFYFQVLYHFPQVVERDFKTSSHQIAWRIAPEELLAWKEGRTGYPIVDAAMRQLCQHGWMHNRLRMITAMFLTKHLLIHWKEGERFFAHHLIDYDLAANNGGWQWSASTGTDAQPYFRIFNPFEQSRQFDPEGSFLRAYLPELARVPLRYLHKPWEMPAEVQIAATCIIGKDYPAPIVEHRFARERALAAFGAKSKKKG from the coding sequence ATGACAATTTTGGTTTGGTTTCGCCGAGATTTAAGAGTTACAGACCATACGGCACTCCGTCAGGCGATTGTGGATGGCCACTCCATTGTTCCGGTGTTCATTTTTAATGATGAGACTATCGTATCCGGTGGTATGGGCGCACCCATCACCCACTTCTTCTTTGAGTCCGTTAGAGCTTTAGCGGGTAATTTGTCTCACTTAGGCGGTGGATTGGTGCTGCGTCGTGGTGATTTTCTGACCGAGTTGGAGCGGTTGATCGCCGATACGGGTGCAAGAGCGGTGTATTACAACAAGGACTACGAGCCAGATGCGCGAAAACGAGATGCACGAATCACCACTTTTTTACAGGCCAAAGGCATTACGGTTCAAGGGTTTAAAGACCAAGTTTTATTCGAAGAAGACGAAATCCTCACCCAGACTGGTTCTCCTTACACGGTTTTTACCCCATATAGCCGGGCTTGGTTGGCGCGAACTTCTGAAATCCCATGGGCCACATCGTACCCGGCCCACATCCGCTTGCCCGATGGTTTCCAAGCATTGGAAAGTGTGTTTATCCCCGCGCCAGCAGAGCTAAAACTTTTCCCGAGTCGTTATTCTTTTTTGGTGACGCCCGGCGAAAAGGCGGCGCACGACACACTCCAAGTATTTTTAGAACATGCCGCAGGAAGCTATCGCGACCAACGGAATTCTCCGTCCATTAAAGGCACTTCTATGCTTTCGGCTTATTTACGTGCAGGTAGCATCTCCATTCGCGAGGTCTTCCATCGAGCAGTGCAGGCCAAACAAAATATGTCGCCGGAACAGGCCGCACAGGTGGATGTCTTTATCAGCGAATTAATTTGGCGAGACTTCTATTTTCAGGTCTTATACCACTTTCCGCAGGTTGTTGAGCGCGATTTTAAAACTTCCTCCCACCAAATTGCTTGGCGAATAGCACCCGAAGAACTGCTCGCATGGAAAGAAGGTCGGACGGGATACCCCATCGTGGATGCGGCAATGCGGCAATTGTGCCAACATGGTTGGATGCACAACCGCCTACGGATGATTACGGCCATGTTCTTAACCAAACATCTACTCATCCACTGGAAGGAAGGAGAACGCTTTTTTGCCCACCACCTCATTGATTATGATTTGGCGGCCAACAATGGCGGCTGGCAGTGGAGTGCTTCTACGGGAACAGATGCACAACCCTATTTCCGAATTTTCAACCCGTTTGAGCAATCCCGCCAGTTCGATCCAGAGGGTTCTTTCCTCCGTGCCTATTTGCCCGAATTGGCCCGTGTGCCGCTCCGCTATCTCCACAAACCTTGGGAGATGCCCGCAGAAGTGCAAATAGCCGCAACGTGTATCATTGGTAAGGATTATCCGGCTCCGATTGTGGAGCACCGTTTCGCTAGAGAACGAGCTTTGGCAGCTTTTGGCGCAAAAAGCAAAAAGAAAGGGTGA
- a CDS encoding carboxypeptidase regulatory-like domain-containing protein — translation MLCGWTIWTDVAAQVQVWGVIREKSKNQPISGVVVTLVKPITGEILSIGRSDLDGGYLLEAVPQGKFWIRIGTVGYRRFERALQIGQENLRFDIRLEQGLLEKERTNAGSRLGRIWQFLKRPFPPKYVSRVIT, via the coding sequence GTGTTGTGCGGTTGGACAATTTGGACTGACGTGGCTGCACAAGTCCAAGTCTGGGGCGTAATCCGGGAAAAAAGCAAAAATCAACCCATCTCCGGTGTGGTTGTGACCTTAGTCAAGCCTATTACAGGCGAGATCTTGTCCATTGGACGAAGCGATTTGGACGGGGGCTACCTTTTAGAAGCAGTACCACAAGGGAAATTCTGGATACGTATCGGGACGGTGGGTTATCGGCGGTTTGAGCGCGCTCTGCAAATCGGTCAGGAGAATCTACGGTTCGACATTCGTTTGGAACAAGGTTTGTTGGAGAAGGAACGTACAAATGCTGGCTCTCGGCTTGGGCGCATTTGGCAATTTCTTAAGCGACCCTTCCCACCGAAATACGTTTCGCGTGTTATAACGTAA
- a CDS encoding metal-dependent hydrolase — translation MKITYFGHSALQVESKTHTFLFDPFITGNPLAEGIVTAAELNPDVVLITHAHGDHWGDAQEIIPRSGALFISNYEICTYLERKTGYNRYHPMNTGGSASFEWGNVKQTYARHSSSFPDGTYGGNPNGFVLQTEGKTLYHAGDTDLFNEMAYLGEDFEIDVAFLPIGDNFTMGIHDAIRAAKMLRAKKVIPVHHNTFPYIVTDLYAWQNAMKDAGQNGIILKPGETFVLE, via the coding sequence ATGAAAATTACCTACTTTGGCCATTCTGCGCTCCAAGTTGAGTCCAAAACACACACGTTTTTGTTTGACCCCTTTATTACGGGCAATCCGCTTGCGGAAGGCATTGTAACGGCTGCGGAGTTAAATCCTGATGTTGTTCTGATAACCCATGCACATGGCGACCACTGGGGAGACGCCCAGGAAATCATTCCGCGTTCTGGGGCATTGTTTATTTCAAACTATGAAATCTGCACCTATTTAGAACGTAAAACGGGGTACAATCGCTATCATCCCATGAATACGGGTGGCAGCGCCTCGTTCGAGTGGGGCAACGTTAAACAGACGTATGCACGCCACTCCTCTTCCTTCCCCGATGGAACCTATGGTGGCAACCCGAATGGTTTTGTATTACAAACGGAAGGTAAAACCCTCTATCATGCTGGAGATACCGACTTGTTCAACGAGATGGCCTATTTGGGCGAAGACTTCGAGATTGATGTTGCCTTCTTGCCTATTGGCGATAATTTTACAATGGGTATCCACGACGCCATTCGTGCCGCCAAAATGCTTCGTGCAAAAAAGGTGATTCCGGTTCATCATAACACCTTCCCATACATCGTTACGGATTTATATGCTTGGCAAAATGCCATGAAAGATGCAGGCCAAAATGGTATTATTCTTAAGCCCGGAGAGACCTTTGTTTTGGAATAA
- a CDS encoding metallophosphoesterase family protein, with translation MTIGILSDTHHYFHPDLPRYLAETDLILHAGDIGNLEVLDQLEAIGPEVRAVWGNIDGQAIRQRVPQHQNFTIDGCRFWMTHIGGHPGRWDLSIRPKLTEAPPQVFICGHSHILRIERVAPLNNMLFINPGAAGKQGWHKEKTLLRLQVVSGKPTAAEVIHL, from the coding sequence ATGACCATTGGCATTTTATCGGATACACACCATTACTTTCACCCCGATCTACCGCGCTATCTGGCGGAAACGGACTTGATTTTGCATGCCGGCGACATCGGGAATCTGGAAGTTTTAGACCAATTAGAGGCCATTGGCCCCGAAGTACGCGCCGTTTGGGGCAATATAGACGGACAAGCCATTCGCCAGCGCGTCCCACAACACCAAAACTTTACAATAGACGGTTGCCGATTCTGGATGACCCATATTGGCGGGCATCCGGGTCGTTGGGATCTCTCGATTAGACCCAAACTCACTGAAGCGCCGCCCCAAGTCTTCATCTGCGGACATAGCCACATCCTTCGCATTGAGCGAGTAGCACCCCTCAACAACATGCTTTTCATCAATCCGGGAGCCGCTGGCAAACAAGGTTGGCACAAAGAAAAAACGCTCCTTCGTCTCCAAGTTGTCTCTGGGAAACCCACTGCTGCCGAAGTAATTCACCTCTAA
- a CDS encoding SpoIIE family protein phosphatase — MHEKFDLLALYETSTLLNDSLEIGFILNNLLRTAMSKLLVTRSIALLLDATKQHYSIASAQGIRHIEKNIRLDRTLFTNTNLGISEAPDILKSWGIYDLIPLTARKQHLGYVGFGHKIDQKPLSPEESSFVQSLVHMSSVAVHNAFMVAELQTANHDLAHKIQQLNTLFDLATGFGANQEREPILKQLGFSLMGHLMIRHFTFWLKTSSQGRSATFQPVITKGIPIDLTPQETLVFQNLDTLVLLPEASGDWQAFETCGIRLILPLRMQNETRGVLCLGEKTAKEAYTQADLEFLTALGQLTITSLENASLLATRLENERFEEELRLANGIQRRLLPQKLPQIPRFTVDVWSQPARHVGGDFFDVRPLDNNRYLIAIADVTGKGMPAALLMSHLQAGIQFQLATNALTDLAQATALLNAVITDNTDSDKFITFFWGILDISSQSFVFVNAGHDAPIWLRSGREILRLETGGPLLGVLKNVPYEQGRIRIQAGDRLFFYTDGLSEALNQAGEELGVQKLLHALTYLESQNATESLNAVKQEVVTWTGTAPQSDDRTAILLQAETF; from the coding sequence ATGCACGAAAAATTCGACCTCTTGGCCCTATATGAAACCAGTACCCTCCTGAACGACTCGTTGGAGATAGGCTTTATCCTGAACAATTTGCTCCGAACGGCCATGAGTAAACTATTGGTAACGCGGAGTATTGCCTTGTTGCTGGATGCCACAAAACAACATTATTCTATCGCCTCGGCACAAGGTATTCGCCACATCGAAAAAAATATACGCCTTGATCGCACCTTGTTCACAAACACAAATTTGGGCATTTCCGAAGCGCCAGACATCTTAAAATCGTGGGGAATTTACGACCTTATCCCCCTTACAGCCCGCAAACAACACCTTGGCTATGTGGGCTTTGGTCACAAAATAGACCAGAAGCCCCTTTCGCCAGAGGAGTCGTCTTTTGTACAATCGTTGGTTCATATGTCTTCGGTAGCGGTTCATAATGCGTTTATGGTTGCCGAACTCCAAACCGCAAACCACGATCTGGCACACAAAATCCAGCAATTAAACACCCTCTTTGACCTTGCCACCGGATTTGGGGCGAACCAAGAACGAGAACCGATCCTCAAACAGCTGGGATTCTCGCTCATGGGGCATCTGATGATCCGGCATTTTACCTTTTGGCTCAAAACTTCTTCGCAAGGACGTTCAGCGACCTTCCAGCCTGTCATTACCAAAGGAATACCTATAGACCTCACACCACAAGAAACCCTTGTTTTCCAGAACCTCGACACCTTGGTTCTATTGCCCGAAGCCTCTGGAGATTGGCAGGCTTTTGAAACATGTGGTATCCGCCTCATTTTACCGCTTCGGATGCAGAACGAAACCCGTGGCGTACTTTGTTTAGGCGAAAAAACGGCAAAAGAAGCCTATACACAAGCCGATCTTGAGTTTCTAACAGCACTCGGCCAACTCACGATAACCTCCTTAGAAAATGCCTCGTTATTGGCAACACGGCTCGAAAACGAACGCTTTGAAGAAGAATTACGTTTGGCAAATGGCATACAACGACGTCTCCTACCACAAAAGCTACCCCAGATTCCGCGCTTTACGGTGGACGTTTGGAGCCAACCAGCACGCCACGTAGGAGGAGACTTCTTCGATGTTCGGCCATTAGACAACAATCGCTACCTAATTGCCATCGCCGATGTTACCGGAAAAGGAATGCCGGCAGCATTGCTCATGTCACATTTACAAGCCGGCATCCAATTTCAGTTGGCCACAAATGCCCTTACAGATCTGGCACAAGCCACTGCTTTACTGAATGCCGTGATTACAGACAATACCGATTCCGATAAGTTTATTACTTTCTTCTGGGGTATTTTGGATATTAGCAGCCAAAGCTTTGTTTTTGTGAATGCTGGCCATGATGCCCCCATTTGGCTGCGTTCCGGACGCGAAATCTTACGTCTTGAAACTGGAGGCCCACTTTTGGGCGTCCTCAAAAATGTACCCTATGAGCAAGGCCGCATCCGCATCCAAGCCGGAGACCGCCTCTTTTTTTATACCGATGGCCTGTCCGAGGCCCTGAACCAAGCCGGAGAAGAACTCGGCGTCCAAAAACTCCTCCATGCACTAACCTACCTCGAAAGTCAAAATGCCACCGAATCGCTCAACGCTGTTAAACAAGAGGTCGTTACATGGACAGGAACCGCCCCACAAAGCGATGACCGAACAGCAATTCTTCTGCAAGCCGAAACCTTTTAA
- a CDS encoding DNA-3-methyladenine glycosylase 2 family protein, whose product MLPFDAKAAVVYLSKQDHVLAHLMQRVGPYTVMPKPRSSIFEALTQSIVHQQLSGKAAETIYKRFCSLFPNKAHSVPEVVLQTPHDVLRGAGISHAKIRAIHDLAEKTVQNQIPTPEDLHTMKDDEIVSALTKVRGIGPWTVEMMLLFDLGRPDILPATDLGIQKGFQKTYHRPELPKPTEIRAHAEKWKPFRSVASWYMYRALEL is encoded by the coding sequence ATGCTTCCTTTCGATGCAAAAGCAGCCGTGGTCTATTTGTCAAAACAAGACCACGTCCTCGCACACCTCATGCAACGTGTAGGGCCATACACCGTAATGCCCAAACCGAGGTCTTCCATATTTGAAGCCCTCACACAGTCCATCGTCCATCAACAATTATCTGGAAAAGCTGCGGAAACCATCTATAAACGGTTTTGTTCACTTTTTCCAAACAAAGCGCATTCCGTACCTGAAGTTGTTTTGCAAACGCCCCACGACGTCTTGCGAGGCGCGGGAATTTCCCATGCAAAAATCAGGGCCATTCATGATCTCGCAGAAAAAACCGTTCAAAATCAAATCCCTACGCCCGAAGACCTACACACCATGAAAGATGATGAGATTGTATCCGCCTTGACGAAAGTGCGTGGAATTGGTCCTTGGACGGTGGAAATGATGCTCCTCTTTGATCTTGGAAGACCAGATATTTTACCGGCCACCGATTTGGGCATTCAAAAAGGATTCCAGAAAACTTACCACCGACCCGAATTGCCAAAACCCACCGAAATCCGTGCCCATGCCGAAAAATGGAAACCTTTTAGAAGTGTTGCCTCTTGGTATATGTATCGCGCCTTAGAACTTTAA
- a CDS encoding peptide deformylase — protein MPTSRVLLLGDPRLYEKSTDIEGEDWMNVPQMVAQLDEVLQAFKARYGAFRGIAAPQLGIMKRLIYLNIDRPIAIINPDITYYSQEMFELWDDCMCFPNLLVKVKRHQSCTIRYQNPKQEVETWSLEGDLSELIQHEYDHLEGILAIQRAVNPTAFKWRP, from the coding sequence ATGCCAACATCCCGCGTTTTATTGCTTGGCGATCCACGCCTTTACGAAAAAAGTACCGACATCGAAGGCGAAGATTGGATGAATGTGCCGCAAATGGTGGCACAACTCGACGAAGTCTTACAGGCATTCAAAGCCCGATATGGCGCTTTTAGGGGAATTGCCGCTCCACAATTAGGCATCATGAAACGGTTGATTTACCTCAATATAGACCGTCCAATTGCAATCATCAATCCTGATATAACCTACTACAGCCAAGAGATGTTTGAACTGTGGGACGATTGTATGTGCTTCCCAAACCTATTGGTAAAGGTTAAACGGCATCAAAGCTGCACCATTCGTTACCAAAACCCGAAACAAGAGGTAGAGACATGGAGCTTAGAAGGGGACTTATCCGAGTTAATCCAGCACGAATACGATCATTTAGAGGGGATATTGGCCATCCAACGTGCCGTAAATCCAACAGCTTTTAAATGGCGACCCTAA
- a CDS encoding LysM peptidoglycan-binding domain-containing protein, whose translation MIKKHLFFRYLMVWGILTFGCVGYTFAQLSLDGTKHIVQKGETLFSIAKKYGLSLSDLRQINNLKNFRLDAGGVLNIKKGSTSSASTLPPTAEPTPTASPSVPSTTSTTTGTTSTSNKVLHTVKPGETLYAISRRYGLSIQQVKTMNNLPDNTVKLGQVLTIEGVNLETVARKSMQQRSGIAATGSRRTGGIIGVDDQSDPVATGSRRTGGIIGVDDQSDPVATGSRRTGGIIGVDDQQQTTTPPGTYVVKTGDTIFSIAQRHKLTPAMLRRLNGLRNDKITVGQVLKVVVPAASASPSTSEASPKPNATSRSATVARSSTKTATGRTHSVNRGETLYSIATSYKVAVNDLLAANPGTWAGKSLKPGEVIQLPTKAGLFERKHVVQVGEGITEIANKYNVSTNTIRVANNTGNVLRKGQVLLIPNKERGMSFAAALKGSVQKGKVVVDTRSNGVAINSGEKLNQDELTISHKTLPMNSVVLVSNKVKNMHTFARVVDRTTGGSNLAMLSSKVAREIGITGSGEVELRVVKKGK comes from the coding sequence ATGATTAAAAAGCATCTATTTTTCCGGTATTTGATGGTCTGGGGCATTTTAACCTTTGGATGTGTCGGATACACATTTGCCCAGCTCTCTTTGGATGGCACAAAACATATTGTGCAAAAAGGCGAGACCCTTTTCTCCATCGCCAAAAAATATGGTCTTTCCCTAAGTGACTTGCGGCAGATCAACAACCTGAAAAACTTCCGGCTGGATGCTGGTGGGGTATTGAATATCAAAAAAGGTAGTACTTCGTCGGCAAGTACCTTGCCACCAACTGCCGAGCCTACACCAACGGCTTCTCCTTCAGTTCCTTCTACAACAAGTACTACTACGGGTACAACAAGCACGAGCAATAAGGTCTTACACACCGTTAAACCCGGCGAAACGTTGTATGCGATCTCGCGTCGGTATGGGCTAAGCATTCAACAGGTGAAAACAATGAATAATTTGCCCGATAATACCGTGAAGTTAGGACAAGTCTTGACGATAGAGGGCGTGAACTTGGAGACGGTTGCGCGTAAAAGCATGCAACAACGATCTGGTATTGCGGCTACGGGTTCTCGTCGGACAGGCGGGATCATTGGTGTGGACGACCAGTCTGATCCGGTGGCCACGGGTTCTCGTAGGACGGGCGGAATCATCGGCGTGGACGACCAGTCTGATCCGGTGGCCACGGGTTCTCGTAGGACGGGCGGAATCATCGGCGTGGACGATCAGCAGCAGACTACAACACCTCCCGGAACGTATGTTGTAAAGACCGGAGACACGATTTTTTCGATTGCACAGCGTCATAAGCTCACGCCTGCTATGTTACGTCGTTTAAATGGTCTTAGAAATGATAAAATTACGGTTGGACAAGTGCTGAAAGTCGTGGTTCCAGCGGCTTCCGCCTCACCCAGTACGTCTGAAGCAAGCCCAAAGCCGAACGCAACTTCGCGTTCGGCTACGGTTGCCCGATCATCCACGAAAACGGCTACAGGACGGACGCATAGTGTTAACCGCGGGGAAACGCTTTATAGTATTGCGACAAGCTATAAGGTGGCGGTAAATGATTTATTGGCTGCGAATCCGGGGACTTGGGCAGGAAAGAGCCTGAAGCCCGGAGAGGTGATACAGTTGCCAACAAAGGCTGGTCTTTTTGAGCGGAAGCATGTGGTTCAGGTAGGAGAGGGGATAACCGAGATTGCGAATAAGTATAATGTTTCTACGAACACAATACGGGTGGCCAACAATACTGGAAATGTTTTAAGAAAAGGACAGGTTTTGCTAATCCCGAATAAAGAGAGGGGGATGTCTTTTGCCGCCGCGCTCAAAGGTTCGGTACAAAAAGGAAAAGTGGTGGTGGATACCCGCTCAAATGGTGTAGCGATCAATTCCGGCGAAAAATTGAATCAAGACGAATTAACCATTTCCCATAAAACATTGCCCATGAATTCGGTGGTCTTGGTGTCTAATAAAGTGAAGAATATGCACACGTTTGCCCGTGTAGTAGATCGGACGACGGGTGGCTCAAATCTTGCGATGCTTTCTTCTAAAGTAGCCAGAGAAATTGGAATTACGGGTAGCGGAGAAGTTGAACTGAGAGTCGTGAAAAAAGGTAAATAG
- a CDS encoding tetratricopeptide repeat protein: MAISRLERLKMYLAEDPTDAFTQFAIAQEYLKMGHIHTAKEVFEALVATHPAYIGTYYHLGKLYEKMGDPKKAEETYKMGTQVADSQSAMHERAELQSALISLQLNLDDDD; encoded by the coding sequence ATGGCAATTTCTCGATTAGAACGACTAAAGATGTATCTGGCTGAAGACCCTACGGATGCCTTTACCCAGTTTGCAATTGCGCAAGAATACCTCAAAATGGGTCATATTCACACCGCAAAAGAGGTGTTTGAGGCTTTGGTAGCTACGCACCCAGCGTACATCGGTACCTATTACCATTTGGGCAAATTATACGAAAAAATGGGTGACCCAAAAAAAGCAGAAGAAACGTACAAAATGGGCACACAAGTTGCAGATAGTCAATCTGCAATGCACGAACGAGCAGAATTGCAAAGCGCTCTTATTTCCTTACAGCTTAATCTTGATGATGATGATTAA